The genomic DNA CCGTCGCATTGACGTCCTGGTTGGCGATGGCCTGGAGGGTCCACATGCCGATGCCCTGCCAGTTGAAGATCTTCTCCGTGAAGAATCCGCCGATGAAGATGCCGGGGATGACGTAGGCGATCTGCTGGGCCACGGGGATGAAGGAGACGCGCATAGCGTGGCGGGTGATGGCCTGTCCGCGGGTCAGGCCCGTGGCCCGCGCCGTGCGGACGTAGTCGGTGTTGACGTTGTCCAGAAGGAACTGGCGCATGGTCACCTGATAGCCGGCCCAGCTGAGGACGGTCATGGCGATGGTCGGCACGAAATAGTGCTGCGCCTGGTCGACGAGGACGTTCCAGAAGCCGTTGATGTCGTCGCCCGCAGAGCCCGTCACGTAGAAGAGATTGGTGCCGGCCTTCTGGTTGACCCAGATGAAGAAGAACTGGATCAGGAGGTATGCGGCGGGCAGCGGGAAGATGAAGACGAGGTAGGAGTACGTCGTGAGAACACGGTCCGTGACCTTGTACTGGCGGATCGCGGAAATGACGCCGAGGGCCACGCCGACGAGGAGGCTCAAAATGGTGCCG from Falsarthrobacter nasiphocae includes the following:
- a CDS encoding ABC transporter permease, with the translated sequence MLKYLAKRALTYAVMIFIVTSVTYFIASAVFSPGQAMEARTPRPTQEQVNNALRLMGLDPSLSSWQRYVQWLQNVVFHWDWGRGPDNSVVNEEFSVRVWVSVRLYILGTILSLLVGVALGVISAIRQYKVTDRVLTTYSYLVFIFPLPAAYLLIQFFFIWVNQKAGTNLFYVTGSAGDDINGFWNVLVDQAQHYFVPTIAMTVLSWAGYQVTMRQFLLDNVNTDYVRTARATGLTRGQAITRHAMRVSFIPVAQQIAYVIPGIFIGGFFTEKIFNWQGIGMWTLQAIANQDVNATVATTAFGCCVTAFSFILADFLTVLVDPRVRI